In the genome of Sphingobium sp. TKS, one region contains:
- a CDS encoding HEPN domain-containing protein, with protein sequence MTMRADLDHLPAAKRRELERVARVLFDEFEDAVKTKLSDKRKGGRILKLILFGSYARGDWVEDRASGYISDYDLLVVVNSETFTDLQTWWAVADDHLVRELTVTRHLSTPVNFIVHSLMDVNDQLARGRPFFADIARDGIALYEAPGQGLAMPRQLDAQERHAEALRHRDHWFPLAAHALKLAQDSIADGVPRDAAFMLHQAVERAYNAVLLVLTLYAPKSHRLGILRSLAENLDPRLIEAWPRDTRAARRHFAQLQRAYVEARYSHAYEITPDELAWLVERVRHFHTIAAAICAEHLATIDTKNDPGGLP encoded by the coding sequence ATGACGATGCGGGCCGATCTCGATCATCTTCCCGCCGCCAAGCGCCGCGAACTGGAACGGGTCGCCCGCGTCCTGTTCGATGAATTTGAGGATGCCGTCAAAACCAAGCTCTCCGACAAACGCAAGGGCGGCCGCATCCTCAAGCTGATCCTGTTCGGCTCCTACGCGCGCGGCGATTGGGTCGAGGATCGCGCCAGCGGCTACATCTCCGACTATGACCTTCTCGTCGTCGTCAACTCCGAGACCTTCACCGATCTGCAAACATGGTGGGCGGTCGCCGACGATCATCTGGTGCGCGAGCTGACCGTCACCCGCCATCTCTCAACGCCGGTCAATTTCATCGTCCATTCCCTGATGGACGTAAATGACCAGCTCGCGCGCGGCCGTCCCTTCTTTGCCGACATAGCCCGCGATGGCATTGCCCTCTACGAAGCGCCGGGACAGGGCCTCGCCATGCCGCGCCAGCTCGACGCGCAGGAACGCCACGCCGAAGCCCTGCGCCATCGCGACCATTGGTTCCCGCTCGCCGCGCACGCGCTCAAGCTCGCCCAGGACAGCATCGCCGACGGCGTGCCGCGCGATGCGGCGTTCATGCTGCACCAGGCCGTCGAGCGGGCTTACAATGCCGTGCTGCTCGTCCTGACGCTCTACGCGCCCAAATCGCACCGTCTCGGCATCCTGCGCTCGCTCGCCGAAAATCTAGACCCCCGGCTGATCGAAGCATGGCCGCGCGATACTCGCGCGGCCCGCCGCCATTTCGCACAGTTGCAGCGCGCCTATGTCGAGGCCCGCTATTCCCACGCCTATGAAATCACCCCCGACGAACTGGCCTGGCTCGTCGAGCGCGTGAGGCATTTCCACACGATCGCCGCCGCGATCTGCGCCGAACATCTCGCCACGATCGACACCAAAAACGACCCAGGAGGATTGCCATGA
- a CDS encoding SIMPL domain-containing protein: protein MKPALFLTPLLGLAACTPAAPDPRGVDRDETVLTVTGTGRAEATPDQALFTAGLSSIAADAQAASARNAETMNKITAALARLDIPARDIQTRNLSVNRIDYGANKGRYEASNSVAVRVRDNKRVSEALAAVTAAGANIVSGPNLSVADPEKANLGAYGTAYKAARAKADAYAAAANLRVTRVLAISDGGQGGYMPQMADMEARIAAPPTVVPQAAPPVMAGTNMNIVTVRVDFALAAK from the coding sequence ATGAAACCAGCCCTGTTCCTCACGCCCCTGCTCGGCCTCGCCGCCTGCACCCCCGCTGCGCCCGACCCTCGCGGTGTCGATCGCGACGAAACCGTGCTGACCGTCACCGGCACGGGGCGCGCCGAAGCCACCCCCGATCAGGCGTTGTTCACTGCCGGCCTGTCGAGCATCGCCGCCGACGCGCAGGCCGCCAGCGCCCGCAACGCGGAAACCATGAACAAGATCACCGCCGCGCTCGCCAGGCTCGACATTCCGGCGCGGGATATTCAGACCCGCAACCTCTCGGTCAACCGGATCGACTATGGCGCGAACAAGGGCCGCTATGAGGCCAGCAACAGCGTCGCCGTGCGGGTCCGCGACAACAAACGGGTGAGCGAAGCTCTCGCCGCCGTCACCGCTGCCGGGGCCAACATCGTCTCCGGCCCCAATCTCTCGGTCGCCGATCCCGAAAAGGCCAACCTCGGCGCTTATGGCACCGCCTACAAGGCCGCGCGCGCCAAGGCCGATGCCTATGCCGCCGCCGCCAACCTGCGCGTTACGCGCGTGCTGGCGATCAGCGATGGCGGCCAGGGCGGCTATATGCCGCAAATGGCCGACATGGAGGCCCGCATCGCCGCTCCCCCGACAGTCGTGCCACAGGCAGCGCCCCCGGTGATGGCGGGGACCAACATGAACATCGTGACCGTGCGGGTGGATTTCGCCCTGGCGGCGAAGTGA